The Allorhodopirellula heiligendammensis genome includes a window with the following:
- a CDS encoding FG-GAP-like repeat-containing protein — protein sequence MCGSRIDNSRSAASVALRMLALAMVGWLAAGCESRSPAPSSTAVPHAEDGGRNDSVDKLAVATRHLRRGAAAAAFPLVQECLVANPHDPVALELAGDVNAAMNRPSQMMEMYQAAIAHSSPPSTALLDKAGQAWMRIGRPFEALAVLQTAVELYPNDRKIHTDLAGLLAALGLEQEAGVHLRWLIMRGFGGLNELVMVSDLTRPQNDKAISQYAAEHAPEDLRSQFPVAREEAYRGNWKSVVGTLEPIVEKYPDFAPAAAYYGRGLVELGDEAGAQRWVAHLPAGIENQPQYWLATAAMASRRREPEQAISAYWRAYQLDPNDGEVLGKLATVLAQAGYVDEAKAVVVEAGKIGQVIERVDQLRTNHNQSQRDAVRLAETLRSLGRLWEGASWLRVGASMPKDADPRLKDLYLAIREQLTARTPWQADESLLSASMDFAELPEFDWNANAAEPKLATSSPSGLADRMSPVRFVDEAAARNLNHICKVKPPAGGGEAGLWVYQTGAGGAATLDFDRDGWPDVYLTVVDGTPRQRDSAPNALFQNHFGQFRDVTAASGTGDVGFSQGLAVGDFNSDGFDDLYVANIGSNRLYQNNGDGTFADVTDSVGIDDVGWTSSVAMVDIDQDGVLDIFDVGYCAGDRVFTLPCEQDGVVVACLPKSFAAEPDQVWRGQADGTFVDNTKAWLGPHSIAHGLGIVAGFFDQNEGLDLYVANDMSGNHFWSTSIDKDKPFQLDEQAKMRGLAVDNRSLPQASMGIAVGDPDADGDTDFYLTHFEGEYNTYYEQIRPGMWADLTSQVKLAGPTNSMLAFGTAWLDADNDGVPELIVANGHLNDIRRQGQSYRMPMQLFRRQSDGTWISPDPASVGEYFQTARLGRSLITLDADRDGRVDTLVTHLFDPVSLLMNRSETDARAITFFLEGTSGHPSAIGARVTIEAERGERSQQLTTGSGYQAASQRCVSFGIAPGETVQQLRVRWPSGETQSYTIDPAQPLVGGAEYLLVEGDEHPFRYQSVEPSS from the coding sequence ATGTGCGGTAGTAGAATTGACAACTCGAGATCAGCAGCTTCTGTCGCGTTGCGGATGCTGGCGTTGGCAATGGTCGGCTGGCTTGCGGCGGGTTGTGAGTCGCGCAGTCCCGCTCCTTCGTCGACCGCCGTGCCCCATGCTGAGGATGGCGGTCGGAACGACAGCGTCGACAAACTCGCGGTCGCGACGCGGCACCTGAGGCGCGGTGCCGCTGCTGCAGCTTTTCCGCTGGTGCAAGAGTGTTTGGTTGCCAATCCCCATGATCCAGTCGCTCTGGAACTCGCTGGGGATGTCAACGCGGCGATGAATCGACCGTCGCAAATGATGGAGATGTATCAAGCTGCAATCGCGCACTCATCGCCGCCATCAACGGCACTGCTCGATAAAGCAGGGCAAGCATGGATGCGAATTGGTCGACCGTTTGAAGCCTTGGCTGTCTTGCAAACTGCGGTCGAGCTGTACCCGAACGACCGCAAAATCCATACTGACCTGGCCGGACTATTGGCGGCGCTGGGCTTAGAACAGGAGGCTGGCGTTCACCTTCGATGGTTGATCATGCGCGGCTTTGGAGGGTTGAATGAGCTCGTGATGGTCTCGGATCTGACCCGCCCGCAAAACGACAAGGCAATTTCCCAGTACGCTGCCGAACACGCTCCCGAGGATCTCCGCTCGCAATTCCCAGTGGCCCGTGAAGAGGCCTACAGAGGAAACTGGAAGTCAGTCGTCGGGACGTTGGAACCGATCGTGGAAAAATACCCCGATTTCGCGCCTGCGGCGGCCTATTACGGGCGAGGGCTCGTTGAATTAGGTGACGAAGCGGGCGCCCAGCGGTGGGTAGCTCATTTGCCTGCAGGCATCGAAAATCAACCTCAGTACTGGCTGGCGACCGCAGCGATGGCGAGCCGACGCCGCGAGCCCGAACAAGCGATCTCAGCCTACTGGCGAGCCTATCAACTCGACCCGAACGATGGTGAGGTGCTCGGCAAACTTGCCACCGTGTTGGCTCAGGCTGGGTACGTGGATGAAGCCAAGGCTGTCGTGGTCGAGGCGGGTAAGATCGGCCAGGTGATTGAACGTGTTGACCAGTTACGCACCAACCATAACCAGTCTCAACGGGATGCGGTCCGGTTGGCGGAGACACTGCGCAGCCTGGGCCGATTATGGGAAGGAGCGTCGTGGTTACGTGTAGGTGCATCGATGCCAAAAGACGCCGATCCACGCCTGAAAGATCTCTATCTGGCCATCCGTGAACAATTGACGGCGCGCACGCCCTGGCAGGCCGACGAGTCACTATTGTCGGCATCGATGGATTTTGCTGAGCTGCCCGAGTTTGATTGGAACGCCAATGCCGCCGAGCCGAAGTTGGCCACCTCCTCACCGTCAGGCCTTGCCGATCGCATGTCACCCGTTCGATTTGTCGACGAAGCGGCAGCTCGGAATTTAAATCACATTTGCAAGGTGAAACCGCCGGCTGGAGGAGGTGAAGCTGGATTGTGGGTTTACCAAACCGGCGCAGGCGGCGCCGCGACCTTGGACTTTGATCGCGACGGTTGGCCCGATGTGTACTTGACTGTCGTCGATGGGACACCTCGGCAACGCGACTCGGCGCCGAACGCTCTGTTTCAGAATCATTTCGGTCAGTTCCGCGACGTCACAGCCGCGTCGGGGACTGGAGACGTCGGTTTTTCCCAAGGACTCGCAGTCGGTGACTTCAATAGCGATGGCTTTGATGATCTGTACGTGGCGAACATCGGTAGCAACCGCTTGTACCAGAACAACGGTGATGGCACGTTTGCCGACGTGACTGATAGTGTTGGGATCGACGACGTCGGCTGGACTAGCTCGGTGGCGATGGTCGACATCGATCAAGACGGTGTGCTCGACATATTCGATGTGGGTTACTGCGCGGGCGACCGTGTGTTTACGCTGCCCTGTGAGCAGGATGGTGTGGTCGTCGCGTGTCTACCCAAGTCCTTTGCGGCTGAGCCGGACCAAGTGTGGAGGGGACAAGCCGATGGAACTTTTGTAGACAACACGAAAGCTTGGTTGGGGCCGCACTCGATCGCCCATGGACTCGGGATCGTGGCGGGATTTTTTGATCAGAACGAAGGTCTCGATTTATACGTCGCCAATGACATGTCGGGAAATCATTTCTGGTCGACCAGCATCGACAAAGACAAACCTTTTCAATTGGACGAGCAAGCCAAGATGCGCGGGCTCGCGGTGGATAACCGCTCGTTGCCACAGGCATCAATGGGGATCGCTGTGGGCGACCCCGATGCCGATGGCGATACGGATTTTTACCTGACGCACTTCGAAGGCGAGTACAACACCTACTACGAGCAGATCCGGCCGGGAATGTGGGCTGATCTGACCTCGCAAGTGAAGTTGGCCGGACCGACGAACTCGATGCTCGCGTTTGGGACGGCTTGGCTGGATGCCGACAACGATGGAGTGCCAGAACTGATCGTCGCCAATGGGCACCTCAATGACATCCGCAGGCAGGGGCAGTCCTATCGGATGCCGATGCAGTTGTTTCGTCGTCAGTCCGATGGGACCTGGATTTCACCGGATCCGGCATCGGTGGGAGAGTATTTCCAAACGGCGAGGCTCGGTCGCAGTTTGATCACGTTGGATGCCGATCGTGATGGCCGTGTCGATACTCTGGTCACGCACCTCTTTGATCCGGTGTCATTATTGATGAATCGTAGCGAGACCGATGCTCGAGCAATCACATTCTTCCTGGAGGGAACCTCGGGGCATCCCAGCGCGATTGGTGCCCGGGTCACGATCGAGGCGGAGCGGGGCGAGCGGTCCCAGCAGCTGACGACCGGTAGCGGCTATCAGGCAGCCTCGCAACGCTGCGTGTCTTTTGGAATTGCCCCCGGTGAAACGGTCCAGCAATTACGTGTACGCTGGCCGTCGGGAGAGACCCAAAGCTACACGATCGATCCAGCCCAGCCGCTTGTTGGCGGCGCGGAATACTTGCTCGTCGAGGGCGACGAACACCCATTTCGCTATCAGTCAGTTGAACCAAGTTCATGA
- a CDS encoding tRNA dihydrouridine synthase, whose protein sequence is MNQILPIDTAGKPQLQLQPLKIGNVEIGFPVVQAALSGYSDLPMRVIARRHGASYSVCEVMLDQFLLSLTKRQKTKHFLDIADEEHPVGGQLMGAEPEQFSLGAMKLVEAGFDIIDVNFGCPVKKVLGRCRGGFHLSQPAVAIDILKRTRDIVPPEIPVTVKMRRGIDDSAEARDQFFEILDGAIAAGLAAATVHGRTVAQRYIGPSRWGFLRDVTQHVGDDFKILGSGDLFTAEDCLRMIEETGVDGVTVARGAIGNPWVFNQARRLAEGEPLLPPPTLAEQAAVMREHFDLCEQTYSVERAPLLMRKFCIKYSQNHPDYEVVRLAFPRLKTRDDFEQALARHYGDDGPGRFIPRELHGSQEEC, encoded by the coding sequence ATGAATCAAATCCTTCCTATCGATACTGCGGGCAAACCGCAACTCCAGCTTCAGCCCCTGAAAATCGGCAATGTGGAGATTGGATTTCCGGTTGTCCAGGCGGCATTGTCAGGATATAGCGATCTCCCGATGCGCGTGATCGCGAGGCGGCATGGCGCCAGCTACAGCGTGTGCGAGGTCATGCTCGACCAGTTCCTATTGTCGTTGACGAAGCGTCAGAAAACGAAGCATTTTCTAGACATCGCTGACGAAGAGCACCCTGTCGGCGGCCAATTGATGGGGGCTGAACCGGAGCAGTTCTCGCTCGGTGCGATGAAGTTGGTCGAAGCTGGATTCGACATCATTGATGTGAATTTTGGTTGTCCGGTCAAGAAAGTTCTCGGCCGGTGCCGAGGTGGATTTCATTTGTCTCAGCCTGCAGTGGCGATCGATATTCTCAAACGAACACGAGACATCGTGCCGCCGGAGATACCCGTTACGGTCAAAATGCGGCGTGGCATTGATGACAGCGCCGAGGCTCGCGATCAGTTCTTTGAGATACTCGACGGTGCGATTGCTGCTGGATTGGCCGCCGCGACGGTCCATGGCCGGACGGTCGCGCAGCGATACATCGGCCCGAGTCGCTGGGGGTTCCTCCGAGATGTAACGCAGCACGTCGGGGATGATTTCAAAATACTCGGCAGTGGTGACCTGTTCACGGCAGAGGATTGTTTGCGGATGATCGAGGAGACTGGTGTGGACGGCGTCACGGTTGCGCGGGGCGCGATCGGGAACCCGTGGGTGTTTAATCAGGCCCGTAGACTCGCCGAGGGTGAGCCCCTGCTGCCGCCTCCGACATTGGCCGAGCAAGCTGCCGTGATGCGAGAACATTTTGATCTGTGTGAGCAAACCTATTCAGTGGAGCGAGCACCGCTGTTGATGCGCAAGTTTTGCATTAAGTACTCTCAGAATCATCCCGACTACGAAGTCGTGCGATTGGCTTTTCCAAGGCTGAAAACTCGTGATGATTTTGAGCAAGCCTTGGCACGGCACTACGGCGACGACGGTCCCGGACGCTTCATTCCGCGCGAACTGCATGGTTCCCAAGAGGAGTGCTAA
- the pyk gene encoding pyruvate kinase, which translates to MMTPPTTNASADIAIPEAHPNYRHTKIIATIGPATDSEEMLGRLIQSGVDVMRLNMAHGTGQWVQEIVARVRRVSKQVGRDVAMMIDVKGPEIRTGPVDAPITLAVGDTLRLCVREADVSADASVGVTVNYPDLPRDVGVGATVLVDSGLMRLRVLEIDEFTVHCEVLTAGTLGSRRHINLPGVEVKLPSLTEKDKDDLRAGVEAGIDFVALSFVRRAADVDALRDFLRELGSPARIIAKIEEQAGVRNMKNIIRCSDAIMVARGDLGIEIDFHRLPLVQTELVQACQAEGKPVIIATHLLESMISSPIPTRAEISDVCNAVREQADAVMLSGETTTGSYPVESVEVLKHILRSTEPSVSSQLNDRIKLIEPKDKMLRSSAILAQDLGQSGILVFTRSGFLAYTLGALRPRGVPIFAFTDIEPIYRQMLLPWGVEPFLMEFSDDPEVTIRNALERLRNNKWCPSGAWLGVITNALAHEKIIDTLQLRRVP; encoded by the coding sequence ATGATGACTCCTCCAACAACGAACGCGTCGGCCGACATCGCGATTCCGGAAGCCCATCCCAACTATCGGCATACCAAGATTATCGCCACGATCGGACCGGCAACGGATTCTGAAGAGATGCTGGGGCGATTGATTCAGAGTGGCGTCGACGTGATGCGATTGAACATGGCCCATGGAACCGGCCAGTGGGTCCAGGAGATTGTGGCCCGTGTGCGACGCGTTTCGAAACAAGTGGGACGTGATGTCGCGATGATGATTGATGTCAAAGGTCCTGAAATCCGTACTGGGCCGGTCGACGCGCCTATCACGCTTGCTGTCGGTGACACATTGCGACTTTGCGTTCGTGAAGCTGACGTGTCAGCGGATGCAAGTGTCGGAGTGACGGTCAATTATCCGGATCTGCCCCGGGATGTGGGGGTGGGCGCAACTGTCTTGGTCGACAGTGGTTTGATGAGATTGAGGGTGCTTGAAATCGATGAGTTCACCGTCCACTGCGAAGTCCTGACGGCAGGTACGTTAGGCTCGCGGCGACATATCAATTTGCCCGGCGTGGAAGTGAAACTACCGAGTCTGACGGAGAAAGACAAGGACGATCTGCGGGCCGGAGTCGAGGCTGGTATCGACTTTGTCGCATTGTCGTTCGTCCGCCGGGCGGCGGATGTTGACGCTCTGCGTGATTTTCTGCGAGAGCTCGGTTCACCAGCTCGAATCATCGCCAAAATTGAGGAGCAGGCGGGGGTTCGGAATATGAAGAACATCATCCGTTGCTCCGACGCGATCATGGTCGCCCGCGGGGACCTCGGTATCGAAATCGATTTCCACCGCTTGCCGCTGGTGCAGACTGAGCTCGTGCAGGCGTGTCAGGCAGAGGGCAAGCCGGTCATCATCGCGACCCATCTGCTCGAGTCAATGATCAGCTCACCGATTCCCACCCGGGCAGAAATTTCCGACGTGTGCAATGCCGTTCGTGAGCAAGCCGATGCGGTGATGCTATCAGGCGAAACAACGACCGGCAGTTATCCCGTCGAATCGGTGGAAGTCCTCAAGCATATCTTGCGGAGCACCGAGCCGTCGGTCAGCAGTCAGCTCAACGATCGGATCAAGCTGATTGAGCCGAAAGACAAAATGCTGCGTTCGTCTGCGATTCTCGCGCAAGACCTTGGTCAATCGGGTATTCTCGTGTTTACGCGCAGCGGCTTTCTGGCCTACACGCTCGGTGCCCTGCGTCCCCGGGGCGTGCCGATTTTTGCCTTCACAGATATCGAACCCATCTATCGACAAATGTTATTGCCCTGGGGCGTCGAGCCATTCTTGATGGAGTTTTCCGATGATCCCGAGGTTACCATTCGCAACGCGCTGGAGCGGTTGCGGAACAACAAGTGGTGCCCCTCCGGCGCTTGGTTGGGCGTGATCACGAATGCCCTCGCCCACGAAAAAATTATCGACACGTTACAGCTCCGACGAGTCCCCTAA
- the leuB gene encoding 3-isopropylmalate dehydrogenase, whose translation MKHSIVLLPGDGIGPEIVTQARGVLEAVASRFGHEFAFSTHRIGGIAIDETGDPLPAETVEACRAAAAILLGAVGGPKWDDPSAKTRPEAGLLRIRKELGLFANLRPIKLFDELADASPLRAEIVTGTDILFFRELTGGVYFGESGSSGEGDDETAYQSMTYSRREIKRIVRMAAAAARERSNRLTSVDKANVLEPSRLWRRVAAEVMQEEFPDVNYDVVLVDAMAMHLINRPADFDVVVTGNLFGDILTDEASMLPGSLGMLPSASLGASGPGLYEPIHGSAPDIAGKGIANPLATILAAAMMLRHSLSLNTEAEAIESAVAGVLADGLRTADLARGGVAAVSCEAMGAAVVKKIVG comes from the coding sequence ATGAAACACTCCATCGTATTGCTGCCCGGTGACGGGATCGGACCTGAAATCGTCACCCAAGCCCGCGGTGTACTCGAGGCGGTGGCGAGCCGCTTCGGTCATGAATTTGCCTTTAGCACGCATCGCATCGGCGGCATCGCAATCGACGAGACCGGCGATCCGCTACCTGCCGAGACGGTGGAAGCATGCCGCGCCGCCGCAGCAATTCTGTTGGGCGCGGTCGGCGGTCCGAAGTGGGATGATCCGTCTGCCAAGACGCGTCCCGAAGCGGGGTTGCTGCGTATTCGCAAGGAACTCGGGCTGTTCGCGAATTTGCGTCCGATTAAATTGTTTGACGAACTTGCTGATGCCTCCCCACTGCGTGCTGAAATCGTCACCGGCACGGATATCTTGTTCTTTCGTGAACTGACCGGTGGGGTGTATTTTGGTGAGTCTGGTAGCAGCGGCGAGGGTGACGATGAAACAGCATATCAGTCGATGACCTATTCACGCCGGGAAATCAAACGGATCGTTCGCATGGCTGCTGCGGCCGCTCGGGAGCGATCCAATCGCCTGACGAGTGTGGATAAAGCCAACGTGCTCGAGCCGAGTCGACTGTGGAGAAGGGTCGCAGCCGAAGTCATGCAGGAGGAATTCCCGGACGTGAATTACGATGTCGTGCTCGTCGATGCGATGGCCATGCACCTGATCAACCGCCCTGCCGATTTTGACGTCGTGGTGACGGGCAACCTATTCGGCGACATTTTGACTGATGAAGCATCCATGTTGCCGGGATCGCTGGGGATGCTGCCCAGTGCCTCATTGGGTGCTTCTGGGCCGGGGCTGTATGAACCGATCCATGGCAGCGCTCCCGATATTGCGGGCAAGGGCATCGCCAATCCGCTTGCGACAATTCTTGCGGCGGCGATGATGCTACGGCATTCGCTCTCCTTGAACACCGAGGCCGAGGCGATTGAATCTGCGGTGGCGGGCGTTTTGGCCGATGGGCTGCGGACGGCGGATTTAGCCCGCGGCGGCGTCGCGGCGGTTTCGTGCGAAGCGATGGGTGCAGCCGTTGTGAAGAAAATTGTTGGCTGA
- a CDS encoding phosphatidate cytidylyltransferase: MPDFTTYILIGVILTALSIATLIGAVMGRGNSPGTDAALVKRFQAKLRVWWTMVGVFVIGTLAGPTTLVVIFAAASFWALREFISMTPTRRGDHRTLFWVFFIFHPLQFILIGLGSAYYEFYSIMIPVYASLFIPARAAIAGDAKRFLERCAKIQYGLMICVYCLSHAPALLHLDLVRTDGTPWHGNTNLLMFFVLISQLSLTLERVWSRWIGIHVIAPNINASRTWEGVVGSVMTTGLIAAMLRWATPFFWWEALLMGVVVTIMASVGTLTMSAIKRDRGVMDTGTLVEGHAGILDQIDNICFAAPIFYHVTRFFFT; encoded by the coding sequence GTGCCCGACTTCACCACCTATATTTTGATCGGCGTCATTCTGACGGCGTTGTCGATCGCGACCCTGATTGGGGCCGTCATGGGACGAGGCAACTCGCCCGGCACGGACGCGGCGTTGGTCAAGCGATTCCAGGCCAAATTGCGGGTCTGGTGGACGATGGTGGGCGTGTTTGTGATTGGCACGCTCGCCGGGCCAACCACGCTGGTGGTGATCTTTGCGGCCGCCTCGTTTTGGGCATTGCGTGAGTTCATCTCCATGACGCCAACGCGGCGTGGGGACCACCGCACGCTGTTCTGGGTGTTTTTCATCTTTCACCCACTGCAGTTCATTCTGATCGGTTTGGGCAGCGCTTACTACGAATTCTACAGCATCATGATCCCCGTCTACGCGAGTCTGTTCATTCCCGCGCGGGCGGCAATCGCAGGCGATGCCAAGCGATTTCTCGAACGCTGTGCAAAAATTCAGTACGGATTGATGATCTGCGTGTATTGTTTGTCGCACGCCCCCGCCCTGTTGCACCTCGACCTGGTTCGCACCGATGGCACCCCATGGCACGGCAATACCAATTTGCTGATGTTTTTCGTGTTGATTTCACAGCTCTCACTAACGCTCGAGCGTGTTTGGAGTCGCTGGATTGGGATCCATGTCATCGCTCCCAATATCAACGCTTCACGCACTTGGGAGGGCGTCGTCGGCTCTGTCATGACGACGGGATTGATCGCGGCGATGCTGCGGTGGGCAACGCCGTTTTTCTGGTGGGAAGCATTGCTGATGGGCGTCGTCGTGACGATCATGGCGAGCGTCGGAACGCTGACGATGAGTGCCATCAAACGCGATCGGGGTGTGATGGACACGGGCACGCTTGTGGAAGGTCATGCTGGCATCCTGGATCAAATTGACAATATCTGCTTCGCTGCGCCCATCTTCTATCACGTGACCCGCTTTTTCTTCACCTAG
- a CDS encoding NADPH-dependent FMN reductase, which yields MHLILSSSLHPNSRSRILAREVAQRLQIQGREVEVFDLSQRVLPPCDGATAYGDPEVKALAELIREAESIFVASPVYNYDVNAAIKNAVELTGKAWTGKIVALLLAAGGHGSYMSGMGLANSLMLDFRCLIVPRFVYSTGVDFEGDQLADEDITRRVDELVAESMRISGALHAT from the coding sequence ATGCATTTGATTCTCAGTTCGTCGCTTCACCCGAACAGCCGCAGTCGCATTCTGGCCCGCGAGGTCGCCCAGCGATTGCAGATTCAGGGCCGCGAGGTGGAGGTGTTTGATCTGTCCCAACGCGTGCTGCCACCCTGCGATGGAGCGACGGCGTATGGGGACCCCGAAGTCAAGGCATTGGCTGAATTGATCCGCGAAGCAGAATCCATTTTCGTTGCCTCACCGGTCTACAACTATGATGTCAACGCAGCGATTAAAAACGCCGTTGAGCTGACTGGGAAAGCTTGGACAGGGAAAATCGTGGCTCTGCTGCTGGCTGCCGGCGGACATGGCAGTTACATGTCTGGAATGGGATTGGCTAATAGCCTAATGCTGGATTTTCGCTGCCTGATCGTCCCCCGATTTGTCTATTCCACGGGAGTGGATTTTGAAGGCGATCAATTAGCCGATGAGGATATCACGCGACGAGTGGATGAATTGGTCGCAGAATCAATGCGGATCTCTGGGGCGCTCCATGCGACTTAG
- a CDS encoding glycosyltransferase: MQVDLVITELDVGGAERTLTRLASGLQAYGDEVRVFSLGALPSAGFDSLVNELRGDGIEISSGEGTGMVNLAAVYSKLRGWLKRRPTAVRQSFLFHANVLTRHATPRNCRGSWIAGVRVADPNRFRITLEGRSLRHADHVVCVSSAVESFARQRYRIPQNRLAVIGNAVETERFANAVPFDWRSLDWPADANVVLFIGRLHPQKNIELLQRTLDQFAAQGSGRKLVIVGRGPLASDLREWAARVPGDRVRVLDWRPDVASLIAACRVVVLASLYEGMPNVVLEAMAGGKPVVCSRVEGSRELIGDDAEQGFDLERSDQFAVKVNRFLDDADYAAQIGMANQRRMMEEFSVQRMVRAYRELYMKLNSL; encoded by the coding sequence TTGCAAGTTGATCTGGTCATTACCGAACTCGACGTGGGCGGCGCCGAGCGCACCTTGACTCGCCTGGCGAGCGGTCTGCAGGCATATGGTGACGAGGTTCGCGTGTTCTCGTTGGGGGCACTTCCCTCGGCCGGGTTTGATTCTCTCGTCAATGAACTGCGCGGTGACGGTATCGAGATTAGCAGTGGCGAAGGGACTGGAATGGTCAATCTCGCGGCGGTCTACAGCAAATTGCGTGGCTGGCTGAAGCGGCGACCGACCGCGGTTCGTCAAAGCTTTTTGTTTCATGCCAACGTGTTGACGAGGCATGCCACACCCCGGAATTGCCGTGGATCATGGATTGCCGGTGTTCGTGTCGCGGATCCCAATCGCTTTCGTATCACCCTCGAAGGACGGTCACTTCGCCACGCCGACCACGTCGTCTGTGTCAGTTCCGCGGTCGAGTCCTTTGCGAGGCAGCGCTACCGAATCCCTCAGAACCGACTCGCTGTGATTGGCAACGCGGTCGAGACGGAGCGGTTCGCCAACGCGGTGCCGTTCGATTGGCGGAGTCTCGATTGGCCAGCAGATGCGAACGTGGTGCTGTTTATAGGACGGTTGCATCCGCAGAAGAATATCGAGTTACTCCAACGGACGCTCGATCAATTCGCCGCCCAGGGATCCGGACGCAAACTTGTGATTGTCGGACGTGGGCCACTCGCCTCTGATCTGCGGGAGTGGGCCGCCCGCGTGCCGGGCGACCGCGTGCGGGTACTGGATTGGCGACCCGATGTAGCGTCCCTGATCGCCGCTTGCCGTGTGGTCGTACTGGCGAGTCTTTATGAGGGCATGCCCAACGTGGTGCTCGAAGCCATGGCGGGCGGAAAGCCGGTTGTATGCAGTCGTGTCGAAGGCAGCAGAGAATTGATCGGCGATGACGCCGAGCAAGGCTTCGATCTCGAAAGGAGTGATCAGTTCGCTGTAAAAGTCAATCGATTCTTGGATGATGCCGACTACGCTGCGCAGATTGGCATGGCGAATCAGAGACGTATGATGGAAGAGTTTTCGGTGCAACGAATGGTGCGAGCGTACCGCGAGTTGTACATGAAATTGAATTCGCTGTAG
- a CDS encoding thioredoxin family protein, which yields MKRFHYFVACLVTVCMWSSLHRPTIAGEFNSVLDIGDPAPPWTDLPTTDGKTTSLKSLQDAKLIVVVFTCNSCPYATDVEERLIELTNKYADSSVVVVAINVNTIEEDAMPAMQAKAKSKSFPFIYAFDETQQIARDYGAKYTPEFFVLDQQRRVAYMGSLDDSPNGQNVTQRHVQKAIDGLLAGQEIAVTETVPIGCRIRMERQRRSRKK from the coding sequence TTGAAACGTTTTCATTACTTCGTCGCCTGCCTCGTGACTGTTTGTATGTGGAGCAGTCTCCATCGCCCCACCATCGCCGGGGAATTTAATTCCGTTCTCGACATTGGGGATCCCGCTCCCCCGTGGACTGATTTGCCGACGACGGACGGCAAAACAACGTCGCTCAAGAGTTTGCAAGATGCCAAACTGATCGTAGTCGTCTTCACTTGCAATAGTTGCCCGTATGCCACTGACGTCGAAGAGCGACTGATCGAACTGACGAACAAGTACGCCGACTCGTCCGTCGTCGTCGTGGCCATCAACGTCAATACGATCGAAGAGGACGCGATGCCCGCCATGCAAGCAAAAGCGAAGTCCAAGTCGTTTCCATTCATTTACGCATTTGACGAGACGCAGCAGATCGCACGTGACTACGGTGCGAAGTACACGCCCGAATTCTTCGTGCTCGACCAACAGCGGCGTGTCGCGTACATGGGATCGCTTGACGATAGCCCCAACGGTCAGAACGTGACGCAGAGGCATGTTCAGAAGGCCATCGATGGATTGCTCGCCGGGCAAGAGATTGCCGTGACCGAAACCGTCCCAATCGGCTGTCGAATTCGGATGGAACGCCAGCGCCGATCACGCAAAAAATGA